A region of Actinomycetota bacterium DNA encodes the following proteins:
- the purH gene encoding bifunctional phosphoribosylaminoimidazolecarboxamide formyltransferase/IMP cyclohydrolase, with product MSAAASTPSSPTIVGGIPVRRALVSVYDKTGLEELARGLHAAGVEIVSTGSTAGVIAAAGVPVTPVDSITGFPECLDGRVKTLHPHVHGGLLADLRKESHVSQLAELGIAPFELVIVNLYPFTETVASGASVDECVEQIDIGGPTMVRASAKNYANVAIVTSPSFYSSVLAAVADGGFDLSARAALARDAFSHTASYDIAVASWLGSVVSPSASGFPVWAGASWTLGSVLRYGENPHQSAAVYVSSLGAPGLASGVQYQGKEMSYNNYVDADAARRAAFDHASPCVAIIKHANPCGIAIGSSIAAAYKRAFATDPVSAYGGVVAANGEVTLEMAEAMGDVFTEVVVAPSFTSEALEFFSAKKNLRVLSVPAPVTGASTELRPISGGALIQVTDSIDADGDDPASWTLAAGSPASASTLADLAFAWRSVRSVKSNAILLASDGAAVGVGMGQVNRVDSCVLAISRAGDRAAGSVAASDAFFPFADGPELLIAAGVSAIVQPGGSIRDEEVIAVCAAAGVTLYLTGTRHFFH from the coding sequence ATGAGTGCTGCTGCATCCACACCCTCGTCGCCAACGATCGTTGGGGGGATCCCTGTTCGTCGGGCATTGGTGTCGGTCTATGACAAGACAGGGCTGGAGGAACTGGCTCGCGGACTTCATGCTGCTGGGGTCGAGATTGTGTCAACGGGTTCCACTGCTGGGGTCATCGCTGCAGCGGGCGTGCCTGTGACACCGGTCGATTCGATCACTGGTTTTCCTGAGTGCCTCGATGGTCGTGTGAAGACTCTGCATCCACATGTGCACGGTGGGTTGCTGGCTGATCTGCGCAAGGAGTCGCACGTTTCGCAGTTGGCAGAGTTGGGCATCGCCCCATTCGAGCTGGTGATCGTCAATCTGTATCCGTTCACCGAGACCGTTGCCTCGGGCGCTTCGGTTGACGAGTGCGTTGAGCAGATCGACATTGGCGGACCGACGATGGTGCGTGCTTCTGCAAAGAACTACGCGAACGTTGCGATCGTGACATCGCCTTCGTTTTATTCATCTGTGCTTGCTGCGGTTGCTGATGGCGGCTTTGATCTTTCTGCACGTGCGGCCTTGGCTCGCGATGCTTTTTCGCACACCGCTTCATATGACATAGCCGTTGCCTCATGGCTCGGCTCAGTGGTTTCGCCCTCTGCTTCTGGCTTCCCGGTGTGGGCTGGTGCGTCGTGGACCTTGGGCTCAGTGCTGCGTTACGGCGAAAATCCGCACCAGTCGGCTGCTGTCTATGTGTCGTCTCTTGGTGCTCCCGGTCTTGCTTCAGGCGTGCAATACCAGGGCAAGGAGATGAGCTACAACAACTACGTCGATGCTGATGCTGCTCGACGTGCAGCATTCGACCATGCCTCGCCTTGTGTTGCGATCATCAAGCATGCCAATCCCTGCGGCATCGCAATTGGCTCGTCGATTGCGGCTGCATACAAGCGTGCCTTTGCCACGGATCCGGTTTCGGCCTACGGCGGAGTCGTTGCTGCGAACGGTGAGGTGACTCTGGAAATGGCAGAGGCAATGGGCGATGTCTTCACCGAAGTTGTCGTAGCTCCTTCGTTCACTTCTGAAGCACTTGAGTTCTTTTCCGCAAAAAAGAACCTGCGCGTGTTGTCTGTGCCAGCACCTGTTACTGGCGCTTCAACTGAGCTGCGACCGATCTCGGGGGGCGCACTTATTCAGGTAACAGATTCCATTGATGCTGATGGCGATGATCCTGCGTCCTGGACTCTGGCTGCGGGCTCGCCCGCGTCTGCTTCGACTCTTGCCGATCTCGCCTTCGCTTGGCGTTCTGTTCGTTCAGTGAAGTCCAATGCAATCCTGCTGGCATCAGATGGCGCAGCAGTCGGCGTTGGCATGGGTCAGGTCAATCGGGTGGATTCATGCGTTCTTGCAATTTCACGTGCCGGTGATCGTGCGGCTGGCTCGGTTGCCGCCTCTGACGCCTTCTTCCCCTTCGCTGATGGTCCTGAGTTGTTGATTGCGGCCGGTGTCTCGGCGATCGTTCAGCCGGGCGGTTCGATCCGCGATGAAGAGGTCATTGCGGTATGCGCCGCTGCCGGCGTGACCTTGTATCTCACGGGTACACGGCACTTCTTCCACTGA
- the purN gene encoding phosphoribosylglycinamide formyltransferase has product MDSRIVVLASGSGTLLQALLDSSFVGPNIAGVGSDVPDCGALVRARASRVPTFCVSPADFTSRDEWNEALEAELVALSPDLIVSAGFMRLIGPSVLSRFPRQIINTHPALLPSFPGAHGVRDALAYGVTVTGCTVHFVDAGVDTGEIIAQRAVSILPTDDESSLHERIKTQERSLLVEVLLRFLATGNLHNHPNGA; this is encoded by the coding sequence GTGGATTCCCGGATTGTGGTGCTAGCATCCGGATCCGGAACCCTTCTGCAAGCCCTCCTTGACTCCTCCTTTGTCGGACCCAATATCGCTGGCGTTGGCTCTGATGTGCCTGACTGTGGGGCCTTGGTGCGGGCGCGTGCATCTCGGGTGCCCACCTTTTGTGTCAGTCCCGCCGACTTCACATCGCGTGATGAGTGGAATGAGGCTCTAGAAGCCGAGCTTGTCGCCCTTTCGCCTGACTTGATTGTCTCGGCCGGTTTCATGCGGCTGATTGGGCCTTCGGTTCTTTCGCGCTTTCCCCGGCAGATCATCAACACCCATCCGGCATTGCTGCCGTCCTTTCCTGGTGCGCACGGGGTGCGCGATGCGCTGGCCTATGGCGTCACGGTTACCGGTTGCACGGTGCACTTCGTTGATGCGGGGGTAGACACCGGCGAGATCATCGCTCAGCGCGCAGTTTCGATTCTTCCCACCGATGATGAGTCCTCTCTACACGAACGCATAAAGACCCAGGAGCGCTCGCTGCTGGTTGAGGTGCTTCTTCGATTCTTGGCCACTGGCAATCTGCACAACCATCCGAACGGAGCTTGA
- a CDS encoding DUF4012 domain-containing protein, with protein sequence MRIRAQQIVDSVIGTPKRRLVSGLVVAVAALITIWLALGWVQTGQRALSFQQEANRFEAALKDQDWNAATEQFPELAASAQELGDSTRSLQWRLLSRVPLMGQSAKAVSALGRSADDLAVAGEPLLPYAQKLATERGRRADGSIDLDLIAGMAPFLARFADSVDAAQARLDGVSTAFLVPGLKSRFETARAQATDIGQLVGHSVAAAAWLPSLLGSDSSRTWMVLLQNPAEARGSGGFPGAYVNVRSDNGKVRILESGTSEDVRKNVIPTTGVPTDSKDLWGPQLAKWSMFSRSAHFPLTGALAVADMRARGVPVSGVLAIDPAVVAAMLKAIGPISAKGETITSENAEKFFTQDVYRKYPDSQKRDDVSMALVNAVVAALLTKAWNPLDMAEALKAPLEQGHMRIWSENPKEQAWLSSTSLGGAVPTTPGPVVAVAENNSAPSKMDAFVKTSIDYSVGSCPTAQQQQSKLTVKVRNDAPTGLPQEGGNYGRTDVLGAPEGSTSMVLYIYAPVGAGYLSSTLDGKTYGVYRGHERDREVWYLNLPIDRGQERAVSVTFNEPTVGGVAPRVLTQPMINQPVVQIASDAACN encoded by the coding sequence GTGAGGATTCGAGCCCAGCAGATTGTCGATTCGGTGATCGGCACTCCGAAACGACGTTTGGTCTCCGGTCTCGTCGTCGCTGTCGCAGCCTTGATCACAATCTGGCTCGCATTAGGATGGGTCCAGACTGGTCAACGAGCGCTCTCGTTCCAGCAGGAGGCCAACCGCTTCGAAGCCGCGCTGAAAGATCAGGACTGGAATGCGGCCACTGAGCAGTTCCCTGAACTCGCTGCTTCAGCACAAGAGCTTGGCGATTCCACGCGATCCCTGCAATGGCGACTCCTCTCCCGTGTGCCACTTATGGGCCAGTCAGCCAAAGCAGTCTCGGCACTGGGGCGCTCTGCTGACGACTTGGCGGTGGCCGGCGAGCCGCTGCTGCCGTATGCGCAGAAACTCGCGACCGAGCGAGGACGCCGGGCGGATGGATCCATCGACCTGGACTTGATCGCGGGTATGGCCCCTTTCCTCGCACGGTTTGCCGACTCCGTCGACGCTGCACAAGCGCGACTCGATGGCGTGTCCACAGCGTTCCTGGTGCCTGGGCTGAAGTCTCGATTCGAAACTGCGCGTGCGCAGGCAACGGACATCGGTCAACTCGTTGGCCATTCCGTCGCTGCGGCTGCTTGGCTGCCCTCGTTGCTGGGATCAGACAGCAGCCGAACATGGATGGTGCTGTTGCAGAATCCGGCCGAGGCACGCGGGTCAGGTGGCTTCCCCGGCGCTTACGTGAATGTCCGCTCCGACAACGGAAAAGTCCGCATTCTTGAGTCGGGGACAAGCGAGGACGTCCGCAAGAATGTCATCCCCACAACCGGCGTGCCTACTGACTCCAAGGACCTTTGGGGGCCTCAACTGGCCAAATGGAGCATGTTCAGCCGATCCGCGCATTTCCCGTTGACCGGTGCTCTTGCAGTCGCCGACATGCGGGCGCGTGGAGTACCCGTCAGCGGCGTGCTCGCCATCGACCCAGCAGTCGTTGCGGCCATGCTCAAGGCCATCGGTCCGATCTCGGCGAAGGGCGAGACGATCACCTCGGAGAATGCCGAGAAGTTCTTCACCCAAGACGTGTACCGCAAGTATCCGGATTCGCAGAAGCGCGACGATGTCTCGATGGCTCTCGTCAACGCTGTGGTCGCTGCGCTCCTGACCAAGGCCTGGAATCCCCTGGATATGGCGGAGGCGTTGAAGGCACCCCTTGAGCAGGGCCACATGAGGATCTGGAGTGAGAACCCGAAGGAACAAGCCTGGCTTTCGAGTACGAGTCTCGGCGGAGCAGTGCCCACTACTCCAGGTCCTGTCGTCGCGGTCGCGGAGAACAACTCAGCTCCAAGCAAGATGGATGCTTTCGTCAAGACGAGCATCGACTACTCAGTGGGCTCATGCCCAACAGCTCAGCAGCAGCAATCGAAACTGACTGTCAAGGTGCGCAATGACGCTCCAACTGGCCTCCCGCAAGAGGGGGGCAATTACGGCCGTACGGATGTCTTGGGGGCGCCGGAGGGGTCAACCAGCATGGTGCTCTACATCTATGCGCCAGTGGGCGCGGGTTACCTCTCGTCGACTCTAGATGGCAAGACATATGGGGTGTATCGCGGGCACGAGCGTGATCGAGAAGTCTGGTATCTGAATCTGCCGATTGATCGAGGCCAGGAACGCGCAGTGTCGGTGACGTTCAATGAGCCCACCGTCGGTGGCGTTGCGCCAAGAGTGCTGACCCAGCCGATGATCAATCAACCTGTCGTGCAAATTGCTTCCGACGCCGCCTGCAATTGA
- a CDS encoding glycosyltransferase yields the protein MSNGDASSSGASIVITAVRTDEWLRQAVASSLAQIAVAAQVIVVLDGCSGMDASDFDAPSGLTFVRLAQRHGPARARNLGLEQADGEYVAALDGDDLADADRLARQTDLIRNLPGVALVGGAARTMNADGSSLGIRQVDRLNPMQARLRLTQRNPFVHSATLARRSALEAVGGYDETLTRCIDYDLYLRLAIRGYSLATDPEIVGTHRVHGGQLSTHAIPGPVRRHLRSLRSELAAELDISTISQHLRNAAWSMGNTSIGREVRGLRRR from the coding sequence ATGTCCAATGGCGACGCCTCATCCTCTGGCGCATCAATTGTCATCACGGCTGTCCGGACGGACGAATGGCTACGACAGGCTGTTGCCAGCTCACTTGCACAGATTGCTGTTGCGGCGCAGGTCATTGTGGTGTTAGACGGTTGTTCAGGGATGGATGCAAGCGATTTTGACGCGCCTAGCGGGCTCACCTTTGTTCGCTTGGCGCAGCGTCACGGGCCAGCTCGGGCCCGCAACCTTGGGCTCGAGCAAGCTGATGGAGAGTACGTAGCTGCGCTCGACGGGGATGACCTCGCGGATGCTGATCGGCTAGCGCGACAGACCGACCTGATCCGAAATCTTCCAGGGGTGGCACTGGTTGGTGGGGCTGCTCGAACGATGAATGCGGATGGAAGTTCCTTAGGAATTCGACAAGTGGATCGATTGAACCCGATGCAAGCGCGCCTTCGATTGACGCAACGCAATCCATTTGTTCACAGTGCAACTCTGGCCAGGCGTTCGGCTTTGGAAGCAGTGGGCGGTTATGACGAAACCTTGACCAGGTGTATCGACTATGACCTCTATTTGCGATTGGCAATTCGCGGCTACAGCCTTGCCACAGATCCAGAGATCGTGGGAACGCATCGCGTGCATGGCGGTCAACTCAGTACCCATGCAATACCAGGCCCCGTACGTCGGCACTTGCGTTCATTGCGCTCCGAACTGGCGGCGGAGTTGGATATCTCGACGATCTCACAGCACTTGCGCAATGCCGCCTGGTCCATGGGCAACACATCGATTGGGCGCGAAGTCCGGGGATTGCGGAGACGCTGA
- a CDS encoding methyltransferase domain-containing protein, with product MIVTTEELKGLRGKVAMVDGSFDPFHDGHVAYFRSAAELGFPVFVNIASEAWTSSKHLTLLPLDRRIRVIDAIEGVDYVHSAPMTTAEVLRELQPAIYVKGADWRERGLPEDEQQLCKELGIEIAYTETALNSSSALLRSALFGQFAYDELDRFEEFMRDQKSPADSDFDNDYFLAEWRKGDNSYNLEQRRAIEGKHPAVLIEAFQPKNVLDAGCGPGALMTLLDELGVEAHGVDVSPNIHEFAEAAVKDRIIVASIDDMPYEDNTFDLVVSREVLEHIPVRDYLKVVQELCRVSGKYVYVTTRFHPSPASLFDVTTEFEADPTHISLTAQPFLRMLFVLAGMRRRKDLESQMDWMDKRRVLVYEKPRDE from the coding sequence ATGATTGTCACGACCGAGGAGTTGAAAGGTCTCCGAGGGAAGGTCGCCATGGTCGATGGCTCCTTCGATCCCTTCCACGATGGGCATGTTGCCTACTTTCGTTCAGCCGCCGAACTGGGTTTCCCAGTGTTCGTCAACATCGCATCCGAGGCCTGGACATCGAGTAAGCACCTCACGCTGCTCCCACTCGATCGGCGCATTCGCGTCATCGATGCGATTGAAGGCGTCGACTACGTCCACTCAGCCCCGATGACCACGGCTGAGGTCCTCAGGGAGCTTCAGCCAGCCATTTATGTGAAGGGTGCCGACTGGCGTGAACGCGGCCTCCCAGAGGATGAGCAGCAGCTGTGCAAGGAACTCGGCATCGAGATTGCCTATACCGAAACCGCGCTCAACTCGTCCAGCGCACTCCTGCGTTCGGCCCTGTTCGGGCAGTTCGCCTACGACGAGCTCGACAGGTTCGAGGAATTCATGCGCGATCAGAAGTCCCCGGCCGATTCCGACTTCGACAACGACTACTTCCTCGCCGAATGGCGAAAGGGAGACAACTCCTACAACCTCGAACAACGCAGAGCGATCGAGGGCAAGCACCCCGCGGTGCTCATAGAGGCCTTCCAGCCCAAGAACGTCCTTGACGCCGGCTGCGGTCCTGGCGCTTTGATGACGCTTCTCGACGAACTGGGCGTCGAAGCTCATGGCGTGGATGTCAGCCCCAACATCCACGAGTTCGCCGAGGCTGCTGTCAAGGATAGAATCATCGTCGCCAGCATCGACGACATGCCCTATGAGGACAACACCTTTGATCTGGTCGTCTCCCGCGAGGTGCTTGAGCACATACCGGTGCGCGACTACCTCAAGGTGGTCCAGGAACTGTGCCGTGTCTCCGGGAAATACGTGTACGTCACCACGCGATTCCACCCGAGTCCCGCATCACTCTTTGATGTGACGACGGAGTTCGAGGCCGATCCCACGCACATCTCCTTGACGGCACAGCCGTTCCTGCGGATGCTGTTCGTCCTCGCCGGCATGCGACGCCGCAAAGACCTCGAATCACAGATGGACTGGATGGACAAACGCCGAGTCCTCGTCTACGAGAAGCCACGCGATGAGTGA
- a CDS encoding glycosyltransferase has protein sequence MSELDTVVGPTYDCVMTYHSNPYTCGIARFNHRLAETLGVPLVDFNEIGAGQVHAPLVSVNASEVGTDMEGLGDQLNGAFDRYGLFLHDYWGTEAEIDLIAKAHGVFAAHNRIGEEMRAHRSDVVDAFCPGAEPHQEFAEPDLRLLTFGMAHKIRAERYARLGDLLARDERSYRLDISTALHEGTRFDEALFEISDGIRHVFKGQVRFLGFLSDDLVSEHVRRADLLVAFFPRGARENNTSVLSAMAHGTPVITNLDEFSPSFMRHGESVLDITQVEAIPSREELREIGARARIASAQHGFKQLGDLISERSSGGFRE, from the coding sequence ATGAGTGAACTCGACACGGTCGTCGGCCCGACCTACGACTGCGTGATGACCTACCACAGCAACCCCTACACCTGCGGCATCGCCCGCTTCAACCATCGCCTGGCCGAGACACTCGGCGTCCCGCTCGTCGACTTCAACGAGATCGGAGCTGGCCAAGTCCACGCACCTCTCGTTTCGGTGAATGCGTCAGAGGTCGGTACTGACATGGAAGGGCTCGGCGACCAACTCAATGGGGCCTTCGACCGCTACGGCCTGTTCCTGCATGACTACTGGGGTACCGAGGCGGAGATCGACCTCATTGCCAAAGCACACGGAGTATTCGCCGCCCACAACCGCATCGGCGAAGAAATGCGGGCACACCGATCAGACGTCGTCGATGCGTTCTGCCCGGGCGCCGAACCACACCAGGAGTTCGCAGAGCCGGACCTGCGACTGCTCACCTTCGGCATGGCGCACAAGATCCGCGCCGAGCGCTACGCGCGGCTTGGTGACCTCCTCGCACGAGACGAACGAAGCTACCGGCTGGACATCTCAACTGCACTTCACGAGGGAACACGGTTCGACGAGGCCCTCTTCGAGATCTCTGACGGCATCCGCCACGTGTTCAAGGGCCAGGTTCGCTTCCTTGGATTCTTGTCGGATGATCTTGTCTCTGAGCACGTCCGCAGGGCCGACCTACTCGTGGCGTTCTTCCCGCGCGGCGCGCGGGAGAACAACACATCCGTCCTGTCCGCGATGGCGCATGGCACGCCGGTCATCACGAACCTCGACGAGTTCTCCCCGTCGTTCATGCGCCACGGCGAGAGCGTCCTGGACATCACTCAGGTTGAGGCGATCCCGTCACGGGAGGAGCTCCGCGAAATCGGGGCTCGAGCACGGATCGCGTCCGCGCAGCACGGCTTCAAGCAACTGGGCGACCTCATCTCGGAGCGGAGCTCCGGCGGGTTCAGGGAATAG
- a CDS encoding FkbM family methyltransferase — MNDLDDLKREKRRLKKTPACDSCGRRDMPAELLNRKGTWDSMVAIGQKFAVTSSDVPLIVRIGDRGTGRTEFVKGGAGSEKLAFAAGVAGLDLPIRTLIDVGAGIGSVSIHALRQGVAESAFAIEPDDDALRLLRANIALNGVEDRMRVSPQALGGINDEFGFLVRGKDSSASRIFPSFSTYASRPEAVRVALNSLDEVVPDLDPARDLVWIDTGGSEGAVLQGALKCIALGVPVVLQFTPRAIHQYGNYSAVADAVAAYGAWFDVDAADTTPHSLSYLSDHYQSSAVAPTGVTRTILLAKP; from the coding sequence ATGAACGACCTGGACGACCTCAAGCGTGAAAAGCGTCGGCTCAAGAAGACACCAGCATGTGACTCCTGCGGGCGGCGAGACATGCCCGCCGAGCTTCTAAACCGCAAGGGCACGTGGGATTCAATGGTGGCCATCGGGCAGAAGTTTGCCGTCACGTCTAGCGATGTTCCACTCATCGTTCGCATCGGTGATCGCGGCACAGGCCGAACAGAATTCGTCAAGGGCGGCGCGGGCAGCGAGAAACTTGCATTCGCCGCAGGTGTCGCAGGACTGGATCTACCGATTCGGACCCTCATCGATGTCGGGGCCGGCATTGGCAGCGTCAGCATCCACGCGCTGCGCCAAGGCGTCGCCGAGAGCGCTTTCGCGATCGAGCCCGACGATGACGCGCTCAGGCTCCTGCGGGCGAACATCGCGCTCAACGGCGTCGAGGACCGCATGCGCGTCAGCCCCCAAGCCCTCGGAGGGATCAACGATGAATTCGGATTCCTCGTCAGGGGGAAGGACTCCTCCGCCTCCCGGATCTTTCCTTCCTTCTCCACCTACGCCAGCCGACCGGAAGCAGTAAGGGTGGCCTTGAACTCGCTCGATGAAGTGGTGCCGGATCTTGACCCCGCGCGCGACCTCGTTTGGATCGATACGGGCGGCTCCGAAGGGGCCGTACTGCAGGGAGCACTCAAGTGTATTGCGCTCGGAGTGCCAGTGGTCCTGCAATTCACCCCCCGGGCTATCCACCAGTACGGCAACTACTCTGCTGTCGCTGACGCCGTAGCCGCCTACGGGGCCTGGTTCGATGTCGACGCGGCGGACACCACTCCACATTCGCTCTCGTACCTGAGCGACCATTATCAGAGTTCCGCCGTCGCCCCCACCGGCGTGACCCGCACCATTCTGCTGGCGAAGCCCTGA
- a CDS encoding FkbM family methyltransferase: MSRKFAVVSVGNHKFYMIRPTIPDGEPYLRSPKESFTVDWFLACSAQAGPIWDIGANVGEFTLLAAKASGDPSRLVAFEPNPYVRKALVANIRQNGFEDQVLVVPKAVGSQPGIAQLFVGSHESYYGKARVASTKARTKANDQIVEVPITTVDEMVASGLPAPRYLKIDVEGHEVEVLRGASATLKGVESCLIEVAGANVLEIRELLGRHGFTDVTVDAQRISKTSGDVRSEYITVRR; this comes from the coding sequence ATGAGCAGGAAGTTCGCTGTCGTCAGCGTGGGAAATCACAAGTTCTACATGATTCGACCCACGATCCCTGACGGCGAACCGTATCTGCGATCACCCAAGGAGTCGTTCACCGTCGACTGGTTCCTGGCCTGTTCGGCGCAGGCAGGCCCGATCTGGGATATCGGGGCCAACGTAGGCGAGTTCACGCTGCTCGCGGCGAAGGCGAGCGGCGACCCATCCCGGCTTGTCGCCTTCGAGCCGAATCCATATGTGCGCAAGGCATTGGTCGCCAATATCCGCCAGAACGGTTTCGAAGATCAGGTCCTCGTCGTGCCGAAAGCGGTGGGTTCGCAACCTGGCATCGCACAGTTGTTCGTGGGCAGTCACGAGAGCTACTACGGAAAGGCCAGGGTCGCGTCTACGAAGGCGCGGACGAAGGCCAACGATCAGATCGTCGAGGTTCCTATCACGACGGTTGATGAAATGGTGGCGTCCGGGCTGCCCGCCCCCCGGTACCTCAAGATCGACGTTGAGGGTCACGAGGTCGAGGTGCTGCGCGGAGCTTCAGCCACTCTGAAGGGCGTCGAGTCCTGCCTAATCGAGGTTGCGGGCGCCAACGTGCTTGAGATCCGTGAATTGCTCGGGCGGCACGGCTTCACAGATGTGACGGTCGATGCTCAGCGGATCAGCAAGACGTCGGGCGACGTGCGGTCCGAGTACATCACAGTCAGGCGCTAG